One genomic window of Solanum dulcamara chromosome 12, daSolDulc1.2, whole genome shotgun sequence includes the following:
- the LOC129877846 gene encoding uncharacterized protein LOC129877846 — MLQILIGVYCMVCVCEVPQDGEFYIPFPHDLEICSVCNILLGLVLFAVARSTVGDFPTAVAMEKTASLTKKFGGSSGKLIHAIAHEVSSFGLNHGFHMKDLIWQYLSCTFR, encoded by the exons ATGTTACAGATTTTAATTGGAGTTTACTGCATGGTGTGTGTATGTGAGGTTCCTCAG GATGGAGAATTCTACATTCCTTTTCCTCATGACCTTGAAATATGCAGTGTTTGCAATATCTTG CTTGGCCTTGTCTTGTTTGCTGTGGCCAGATCTACTGTTGGCGATTTTCCAACTGCTGTTGCAATGGAAAAAACAGCCTCTTTAACAAAGAAATTTGGAGGCAGTTCAGGAAAGCTTATCCACGCTATTGCACATGAGGTCTCTTCCTTTGGATTGAACCATGGATTCCATATGAAAGATCTTATTTGGCAATATCTATCATGTACTTTTAGATAG